The Plasmodium relictum strain SGS1 genome assembly, chromosome: 9 genome window below encodes:
- a CDS encoding 60S ribosomal protein L41, putative — MAHGASRYKKSRAKMRWKWKKKRTRRLQKKRRKMRQRSR, encoded by the exons ATGGCTCATGGAGCAAGTAGATATAAGAAATCAAGGGCAAAAATGCGTTGGAAg tggaaaaaaaagagaactAGACGTTTACAAaagaaaagaagaaaaatgaGACAAAGATCAAGATga
- a CDS encoding carbohydrate kinase, putative, protein MEEFSICSNFLLNSIDLNKKLQNKNLYYLKDYIIPELSENDYKGCNGKICVIGGNEIYCGAPFLSAMTSLKLGADLCFVITSKENSIPLKTYSSELIVYPYLYNKKSEITKIEESDLEKCVEYLLNRIDSCVIGPGLGFLDETTKMCLIYIIKKFIEKNIFLILDADIIEFIITNNNLLELIKNYENCIFTPNKNEFRKMILILTDDKNIKFEQMDCYQIIYSAHKINSLFNGPKILIKGFYDIFISKNFFFVSFINNPCLKRLGGLGDILTGLLAVFQCWVSKKKKIFLQPIKEVFNIDNINYHNECLDALAAFNGSYFLKILCKEGFNKNHRGVIASDIMNSIPHYFYNIYDKEKKKS, encoded by the exons ATGGAAGAATTTAGTATTtgttctaattttttattaaatagtattgatttaaataagaaacttcaaa aTAAAAATTTGTATTATCTAAAAGATTATATAATACCTGAATTATCAGAAAATGATTACAAAGGATGTAATGGTAAAATATGTGTTATAGGGGGTAATGAAATTTATTGTGGTGCTCCATTTTTATCAGCTATGACCTCTTTAAAACTGGGAGCTGATTTATGCTTTGTGATAACATCTAAAGAAAATTCTATTCCTTTAAAAACTTATAGTAGTGAATTAATCGTTTACccatatttatataacaaGAAATCcgaaataacaaaaattgaAGAAAGCGATTTAGAAAAATGCGTTGAATATTTATTGAACAGAATTGATTCTTGTGTTATTGGCCCAGGTCTTGGTTTTCTTGATGAAACTACAAAAATGTGTCTCAtatacattataaaaaaatttatagagaaaaatatttttttaattctggATGCTGATATAATAgaatttattattacaaataataatctacttgaattaattaaaaattatgaaaactGTATATTTACAcctaataaaaatgaatttagaaagatgattttaattttgacagatgataaaaatataaaatttgagCAAATGGATTGCTACCAAATTATTTATAGTGCacataaaattaattcattatttaatgGACCTAAAATACTAATAAAAGgtttttatgatatttttatttccaaaaattttttttttgtatcatttattaataatcCTTGTTTAAAGAGATTAGGAGGGCTTGGTGATATATTg ACTGGTTTATTGGCTGTTTTTCAATGTTGggtatcaaaaaaaaaaaaaatttttttacaacCAATTAAAGAAGTTTTTAATattgataatattaattatcaTAATGAGTGCTTAGATGCACTTGCAGCCTTTAATGGGAgttattttcttaaaattttatgcAAAGAaggttttaataaaaatcataGAGGAGTAATAGCTTCTGATATTATGAACAGTATTCCTCACtacttttataatatttatgataaagaaaaaaaaaaaagttaa
- the AOS1 gene encoding ubiquitin activating enzyme (E1) subunit Aos1, putative, which yields MGDSKEWEKEKIYDRQLRLWGVKAQNRMMKSNVLIIGLSAINIEICKNLILNGINITIIDDNIVDEEMRENVFFLDESDNGKYVCLSIFKELKSINQLININAYIGRIDIVNDKIVLDKHLIYKEEGIDNKEINECFSINNFINNYTSVCISCEDYPLYKLININEICHKKNIGFFAPMCNGKFAFLFSDLGNHAIEESYYKTKKNIEENNKFTEIKYCRLSHFLKVSFQNFHKKTNHIIFYMFALILFEQHKEFNKSKKEIDEKEFYNFCNKYELNNDQTLKEISKMYKVTFSPSCSIMGGITAQEIRKFVSKQHESIPNFCVFDMNQNIACTAMIS from the coding sequence atggGGGATAGTAAAGAGtgggaaaaggaaaaaatttatgatcGCCAATTGAGATTATGGGGTGTGAAAGCTCAGAATCGTATGATGAAATCAAATGTATTAATTATTGGGTTGAGTGCTattaatatagaaatatGCAAGAATTTGATTTTAAATGGTATTAATATAACAATAATTGATGATAATATAGTAGATGAAGAAATGAGggaaaatgttttttttcttgatgAATCTGACAACGGTAAATATGTTTGTTTATCAATTTTTAAGGAgttaaaaagtataaatcaATTAATAAACATTAATGCATATATAGGTAGAATAGATATTGTAAATGACAAAATTGTTCTTGATAAACacttaatatataaagaagaaGGAATagataataaagaaataaatgaatgttttagtataaataattttataaataattatacttCTGTATGTATTTCATGTGAAGATTATccattatataaattaataaatataaatgaaatttgtcacaaaaaaaatattggtTTCTTTGCTCCTATGTGTAATGGGAAATttgcatttttattttccgaTCTTGGGAATCATGCTATAGAAGAATCTTactataaaacaaaaaaaaatattgaagaaAACAATAAATTTACTGAAATCAAATATTGTAGATTatctcattttttaaaagtatctttccaaaattttcataaaaaaacaaatcatataattttttatatgtttgcCTTGATACTATTTGAGCAGCATAAAGAATTCAATAAAAGCAAAAAAGAAATTgatgaaaaagaattttataatttttgtaataaatatgaaCTTAATAATGATCAAactttaaaagaaatttcaAAAATGTATAAAGTCACATTTTCTCCTTCCTGTTCAATAATGGGTGGCATAACCGCTCAAGAAATTCGAAAGTTCGTATCAAAGCAGCACGAGTCAATACCAAATTTTTGTGTTTTTGATATGAATCAAAATATTGCTTGTACAGCTATGATTTCATGA
- a CDS encoding mitochondrial large subunit ribosomal protein, putative: MNSYLFLKNTDIRKSINFTSFFYLNKRGVLQSKFQKKNDNSYNLPFRVSRTTSGNLPVYPKIRRHGTIVTTVVRHIYGDIKVFKEHLRNICEAPVREHVGYIEVKGLHTLKIKQWLQHIGF; this comes from the exons ATGAATAGctacttatttttaaaaaatactgatataagaaaaagtataaattttacaagttttttctatttaaataAGAGAGGGGTTCTTCAATCAAAATTCCAAAAAAAGAATGATAACTCATATAATTTACCATTCAGA gTAAGCAGAACTACCTCAGGAAATTTGCCAGTTTATCCCAAAATAAGAAGACACGGAACAATAGTTACAACAGTTGTTCGACATATATATGGGGATATTAag GTATTTAAGGAAcatttaagaaatatatgCGAGGCACCAGTTAGGGAGCATGTGGGATATATTGAAGTTAAAGGATTAcatactttaaaaataaagcaaTGGTTACAGCATATTGgattttaa
- the RPS21 gene encoding 40S ribosomal protein S21, putative has translation MFNDQKVLVDIYIPRKCSATSRLIPAKEHGAVQINVGMVNEDGVYNGKTETFAISGHVRQKGESDACLNRLLHEKKMLSFSN, from the exons atgtttaatGATCAAAAAGTTTTAGTTGATATTTATATCCCAAGAAAATGTTCTGCTACATCAAGACTTATTCCTGCTAAAGAACATGGAGCAGTTCAAATAAATGTTGGAATG GTTAACGAAGATGGAGTTTATAATGGAAAAACAGAAACATTTGCAATTTCTGGCCATGTTAGGCAAAAAGGAGAATCTGATGCTTGCTTGAACAGGCTTTTACATGAAAAGAAAATGTTATCTTTTTCAAATTAa